The following are encoded together in the Myxococcus xanthus genome:
- a CDS encoding patatin-like phospholipase family protein yields MASHLTLLAGPDALRLIRERGLRGDDVDVVPGASGGPKWLVLAGLDRALFAGLFQNRSRPLHLIGSSIGSWRLACMAQKDPVLALRRFEAAYIDQRYPPKPTPTQVSETCERILDALLGEDGEAEILDHPWARLHVVTALCRGAVGMEGPGAQLFGLVLCALGNLVSRRTLGLHMERVIFHTAGDTSPFTGLNDLPSTHLPLTRENLRLALLASGSIPLLFSGVRIPGAPAGVFRDGGVVDYHLDLDFGPGTGLVLYPHFYPYVVPGWFDKSLRWRRARPQNFRRALLIAPSPELVARLPGGRIPDRVDFERMKDAERMRAWNQVVSESERMGDALHELMATGRLAEHVRPL; encoded by the coding sequence ATGGCCTCCCACCTCACGCTCCTGGCCGGGCCGGACGCGCTCCGGCTCATTCGCGAACGAGGCTTGCGCGGGGACGACGTGGACGTCGTCCCCGGCGCCTCCGGCGGTCCGAAGTGGCTGGTGCTGGCGGGACTGGACCGGGCGCTCTTCGCCGGCCTCTTCCAGAACCGCTCGCGCCCCCTCCACCTCATCGGCAGTTCCATTGGAAGCTGGCGGCTCGCCTGCATGGCCCAGAAGGACCCGGTGCTGGCCTTGCGCCGCTTCGAGGCGGCGTACATCGACCAACGCTATCCGCCCAAGCCCACGCCCACCCAGGTGAGCGAGACCTGCGAGCGCATCCTGGATGCGCTGCTGGGCGAGGATGGTGAAGCGGAGATTCTGGACCACCCCTGGGCACGGCTGCATGTCGTCACCGCGCTGTGCCGGGGGGCGGTGGGAATGGAAGGCCCGGGGGCGCAGCTCTTCGGGCTCGTGCTCTGCGCCCTGGGCAACCTGGTCAGCCGACGGACGCTGGGGCTCCACATGGAGCGCGTCATCTTCCACACGGCCGGGGACACCAGCCCCTTCACCGGGCTCAACGACCTGCCCTCCACCCACCTGCCACTGACGCGGGAGAACCTGCGGCTGGCGCTGCTGGCGTCAGGCTCCATCCCCCTGCTCTTCAGTGGCGTGCGTATTCCCGGCGCGCCCGCGGGCGTGTTTCGCGACGGCGGCGTGGTCGACTACCACCTGGACCTGGACTTCGGCCCAGGCACGGGCCTGGTGCTGTACCCGCACTTCTACCCGTACGTGGTGCCGGGCTGGTTCGACAAGTCGCTGCGGTGGCGGCGGGCACGGCCCCAGAACTTCCGCAGGGCGCTGCTCATCGCCCCGTCTCCGGAGCTGGTGGCCCGCCTTCCTGGCGGCCGGATCCCAGACCGGGTCGACTTCGAACGGATGAAGGACGCCGAGCGCATGCGCGCCTGGAACCAGGTGGTCTCCGAGAGCGAGCGCATGGGCGACGCGTTGCACGAGCTGATGGCCACCGGACGCCTCGCGGAGCACGTGCGGCCCCTCTGA
- a CDS encoding amidase gives MKKTAASPGSPVGLSRRTVLRGTAAATALASLDVPAHAAPTPARPFELAEATVVDLQAAMKAGELTAQGLAERYLARIADWDSRGRLPLRSVIELNPDALATAAALDQERREKGPRGPLHGIPVLLKDNIATADQMQTTAGSLALVGARPSRDAFIVERLRAAGAVILGKTNLSEWANFRSTRSASGWSARGGQTRNPYALDRTPSGSSSGAGAATAANFCAVSVGTETDGSIVSPAAASALVGLKPTVGLVSRSGIIPISHSQDTAGPMTRTVADAAALLSVLAGVDPSDGATGASRGKAHADYTRFLDVDGLKGARIGVPRERFFGYHPATDALVEEALALMKSRGAILVDPAPIPAVAQVDAPELEVLLYEFKAGLEAYLATLEEGTAPRTLAELIRYNEAHAPSELPYFGQELFHMAQAKGPLTDKAYLKALQACRRLSRAQGLDAVMKKHQLDALVAPTQAPVGLIDPINGDHWLGSSSTPAAVSGYASITVPAGFVYGLPVGLSFIGGAWSEPVLLKLAHAYEHASKHRRPPTFAETADLRVHAGAGSPPAKP, from the coding sequence ATGAAGAAAACCGCAGCCTCTCCCGGCTCCCCGGTGGGCCTCAGCCGCCGCACCGTCCTGCGCGGAACGGCCGCTGCCACGGCGCTCGCCTCACTGGATGTCCCCGCCCATGCGGCCCCGACGCCGGCGCGGCCCTTCGAGCTGGCCGAGGCCACCGTGGTGGACCTCCAGGCCGCGATGAAGGCAGGCGAGCTCACCGCGCAAGGCCTCGCGGAGCGCTACCTCGCGCGCATCGCCGACTGGGACTCGCGCGGGCGCCTGCCGCTGCGCTCCGTCATCGAGCTGAACCCGGACGCGCTCGCCACGGCCGCCGCGCTCGACCAGGAGCGCCGCGAGAAGGGACCCCGGGGCCCGCTGCACGGCATCCCGGTGCTCCTCAAGGACAACATCGCCACCGCGGACCAGATGCAGACGACGGCGGGTTCCCTGGCGTTGGTGGGCGCGCGGCCGTCTCGGGACGCGTTCATCGTGGAGCGCCTGCGAGCCGCGGGCGCGGTCATCCTGGGCAAGACGAACCTGAGCGAGTGGGCCAACTTCCGCTCCACGCGCTCGGCCAGTGGCTGGAGCGCGCGGGGTGGCCAGACGCGCAACCCGTATGCGCTCGACAGGACGCCTTCGGGCTCCAGTTCGGGGGCGGGTGCGGCCACGGCGGCCAACTTCTGCGCCGTGTCCGTGGGCACGGAGACGGATGGCTCCATCGTGTCGCCCGCGGCGGCCAGCGCGTTGGTGGGGCTCAAGCCGACGGTGGGACTGGTGAGCCGCTCCGGCATCATTCCCATCTCCCACAGCCAGGACACGGCCGGCCCCATGACGCGCACCGTGGCGGATGCCGCGGCGCTGTTGAGCGTGCTCGCGGGCGTGGACCCTTCGGACGGGGCGACGGGGGCGAGCCGGGGCAAGGCCCATGCGGACTACACCCGGTTCCTCGATGTGGACGGGCTGAAGGGCGCTCGCATCGGCGTGCCCCGGGAGCGCTTCTTCGGCTACCACCCGGCCACCGACGCGCTCGTGGAGGAGGCCTTGGCCTTGATGAAGTCCCGCGGCGCCATCCTCGTGGACCCGGCGCCGATTCCCGCGGTGGCGCAGGTGGACGCCCCCGAACTGGAGGTCCTCCTCTACGAGTTCAAGGCGGGGCTGGAGGCCTACCTTGCGACGTTGGAGGAGGGGACGGCCCCGCGCACGCTCGCGGAGCTCATCCGCTACAACGAAGCGCACGCGCCGTCGGAGCTGCCGTACTTCGGCCAGGAGCTCTTCCACATGGCTCAGGCCAAGGGGCCCCTGACGGACAAGGCCTATCTCAAGGCCCTCCAGGCTTGCCGCCGCCTGTCGCGCGCGCAGGGGCTGGACGCGGTGATGAAGAAGCACCAGCTGGATGCGCTGGTCGCGCCGACGCAGGCACCCGTGGGGCTCATCGACCCCATCAACGGTGACCACTGGCTGGGCAGCAGCTCCACGCCCGCGGCCGTATCAGGCTATGCCTCCATCACCGTGCCCGCGGGGTTCGTGTACGGCTTGCCCGTGGGGCTGTCCTTCATCGGCGGGGCCTGGAGCGAGCCCGTCCTCTTGAAGCTGGCTCATGCCTATGAACATGCGTCGAAGCACCGCCGCCCGCCCACCTTCGCGGAGACGGCGGACCTGCGGGTGCACGCTGGCGCGGGAAGCCCACCCGCGAAGCCCTGA
- a CDS encoding DUF1330 domain-containing protein, producing MAVDPQHTDVERFMREDPGGPVVILNLVRFKEGGRASYEAYASAVMPFIQKVGAQPLYAGDGSTALVADPGQTWDAVLLVRYPSRAAFLQMVADPEYQHIAHLRTEALQEAVLQATTPWATSPEP from the coding sequence ATGGCCGTCGATCCTCAGCACACCGACGTTGAACGCTTCATGCGGGAGGATCCGGGAGGCCCCGTGGTCATCCTGAACCTGGTGCGCTTCAAGGAAGGCGGCCGCGCGTCCTATGAGGCCTATGCGAGCGCGGTGATGCCCTTCATCCAGAAGGTGGGCGCCCAGCCCCTCTACGCCGGAGACGGCTCCACGGCGCTGGTGGCCGATCCCGGACAGACATGGGACGCGGTGCTCCTGGTCCGCTATCCCAGCCGCGCCGCCTTCCTACAGATGGTGGCGGACCCGGAGTACCAGCACATCGCGCACCTGCGCACGGAGGCGCTCCAAGAAGCCGTGCTCCAGGCCACCACGCCCTGGGCCACGTCGCCGGAGCCCTGA
- a CDS encoding 2OG-Fe(II) oxygenase, whose protein sequence is MRAYITRREALPRSALHELRTALLGSRFVARSPLMGTFQASRGFAFIFTHEGRATLEARFPFLVPYLAHVLDPLHATGLLPWHERLWGSRRERPAPNAFYLNLLLLDAGRGVGRHIDATLQEPSGVPDATPRHVSVLYLQVPERAQGGELRLLQNDTPVGEIRPREGLLVHFRGDLQHEVRPFTGSQEGATRASLVCEQYVFPPEALARIPAFRIQSKAGFAAYLDHQREQPGGSSVGTLE, encoded by the coding sequence GTGCGTGCTTACATCACCCGCCGAGAGGCCTTGCCCCGCAGCGCGCTTCACGAACTGCGGACCGCCCTGCTCGGCTCGCGCTTCGTGGCACGCAGTCCGTTGATGGGGACGTTCCAGGCCAGCCGGGGGTTTGCCTTCATCTTCACGCACGAGGGCCGCGCCACGTTGGAGGCCCGCTTCCCCTTCCTGGTGCCCTACCTGGCCCACGTGCTGGACCCGCTCCATGCGACAGGATTGTTGCCTTGGCATGAGCGGCTCTGGGGTTCGCGGCGGGAGCGGCCCGCCCCCAATGCATTCTATCTCAACCTCTTGTTGCTCGATGCGGGGCGCGGCGTGGGGCGACACATCGACGCGACACTGCAGGAGCCCAGCGGCGTCCCCGACGCGACGCCCCGGCACGTGAGCGTGCTGTATCTCCAGGTCCCCGAGCGCGCCCAGGGTGGTGAGCTGCGCCTTCTCCAGAATGACACCCCCGTGGGTGAAATCCGCCCACGCGAGGGCCTGCTGGTGCACTTCCGCGGCGACCTCCAACACGAGGTGCGGCCCTTCACTGGCAGCCAGGAAGGCGCGACCCGCGCCAGCCTCGTGTGTGAGCAATACGTCTTCCCGCCCGAGGCGCTCGCCCGAATCCCCGCCTTCCGCATCCAATCCAAGGCAGGCTTCGCCGCGTATCTCGACCACCAGCGCGAGCAGCCCGGTGGCAGCTCCGTTGGCACGTTGGAATAG
- a CDS encoding methyltransferase: MSQQPRASHAPPPAALQMTQMVYGFWVSRSLQIMAELELADTIGDTPKTVEELAEASGTHAPTLRRLLRLLSGLGVLVKDESTQRWALTELGGMLRKDNPGSVYGSLRAHGHILSWQAWGDLVTALKTGKPTVEKFMGDTFFNYMTTHPDVAAIFNGSMAAYQTLNAPAVVNGYDFSSARSIVDVGGGTGMLLTHILKANPGVRGTVFEMPHVAVEARERIAEQGLSPRCDVVAGDFFECIVPEGKDVYILSQILHDWDDEQSLRILKCIRAAMRPDSRLLIVETVLPGDNVPHFGNLYDLAMLVLVGGRERTGPEYTALLEKAGLRLSNVFPTTMPPSVVEAVVA; the protein is encoded by the coding sequence ATGAGCCAGCAACCTCGAGCCTCTCACGCGCCTCCGCCCGCCGCTCTGCAGATGACGCAAATGGTCTATGGCTTCTGGGTTTCCCGAAGCCTTCAAATCATGGCGGAACTCGAGCTCGCGGATACCATCGGTGATACGCCCAAGACGGTCGAGGAGCTCGCCGAGGCGAGTGGGACTCATGCACCCACGCTGCGCCGGCTGTTGCGACTGCTCAGCGGCCTGGGTGTGCTCGTGAAGGATGAGTCCACGCAGCGCTGGGCCCTCACCGAGCTGGGCGGAATGCTTCGCAAGGACAACCCCGGCTCCGTGTATGGCTCGCTCCGGGCGCATGGACACATCCTGTCGTGGCAGGCGTGGGGAGACCTGGTCACCGCATTGAAGACGGGCAAGCCCACGGTCGAGAAGTTCATGGGCGACACGTTCTTCAACTACATGACGACGCATCCCGACGTCGCCGCCATCTTCAATGGCAGCATGGCCGCGTACCAGACGCTGAACGCGCCCGCCGTGGTGAACGGATATGACTTCTCCTCCGCGCGCAGCATCGTCGACGTGGGCGGCGGTACGGGCATGCTGCTGACGCACATCCTCAAGGCCAATCCCGGCGTCCGTGGCACCGTCTTCGAAATGCCACACGTGGCGGTGGAGGCCCGCGAGCGAATCGCCGAGCAGGGGCTGTCGCCGCGGTGTGACGTCGTCGCTGGTGACTTCTTCGAGTGCATCGTTCCCGAAGGCAAGGACGTCTACATCCTGTCGCAGATCCTCCATGACTGGGATGACGAGCAGAGCCTGCGCATCCTCAAGTGCATCCGCGCGGCGATGCGTCCCGACTCGCGGTTGCTCATCGTGGAGACGGTGCTGCCCGGCGACAACGTGCCCCACTTCGGCAACCTCTACGATCTGGCCATGCTCGTGCTCGTGGGCGGCCGGGAGCGCACGGGGCCGGAGTACACGGCGCTCTTGGAGAAGGCGGGGCTGAGACTGTCCAACGTCTTCCCGACGACGATGCCGCCCAGCGTCGTCGAAGCCGTGGTGGCCTGA